In Nicotiana tabacum cultivar K326 chromosome 21, ASM71507v2, whole genome shotgun sequence, one DNA window encodes the following:
- the LOC107828006 gene encoding uncharacterized protein LOC107828006 isoform X2 — protein sequence MEGRKTNFTTVKGIRVDFSPQKMNKLPLVADRKTQAFIDQPKPHLDAIEDALYYFGADWGFETSGDKVILKVRNLKHRVRPLLKFLSHILTPNSNGTHVYLNQLALLHAICLKMPIDIGNIINRQLIACRYDTSVGTLWFPSIITKLLESVGIKSNPNSIVASEKMIDKKFWSNSHPTVGPRKKEGEEEEFLRKKRKQTLVSQSGIRQIMDLLARKFEPMEKQVNEIKKEVKEMKKEMSVKADGVKEDLKQMRHVQMQDIIYNSSMIYDNSSFLQRLAWFLHYNEFIQFSPLQFMDPSSCPIPKFYSSEELQATAQQLPPLPPIENQPPPPPPVPTPIISDHGSGNLSNLVDLATIFPGYTPLSIPNVGGSSMMEPNSQSEMVKSPRIGGGEFSENWIPVPVTQCGSSQPREENYFGGDDVGGTSRFIMRFNPGG from the coding sequence ACTGTGAAAGGAATAAGGGTGGACTTTTCACCTCAGAAGATGAACAAGCTACCACTAGTGGCTGATCGCAAGACTCAAGCCTTCATAGACCAGCCAAAGCCACATTTGGATGCAATAGAGGATGCACTCTACTATTTTGGAGCAGATTGGGGGTTCGAAACCTCCGGTGACAAAGTAATCCTGAAAGTAAGAAACCTCAAGCACAGGGTAAGACCCCTTCTTAAATTTTTGAGTCACATATTAACTCCAAATAGCAATGGTACACATGTTTATTTGAACCAACTCGCTTTGCTACATGCTATTTGTTTGAAAATGCCTATCGATATAGGCAACATCATCAATAGACAACTCATAGCATGTAGGTATGATACATCTGTTGGAACTCTTTGGTTTCCTTCTATCATCACTAAACTACTTGAGAGTGTCGGAATTAAGTCTAATCCTAATTCAATAGTTGCTTCCGAAAAAATGATTGATAAAAAGTTTTGGTCGAATAGTCATCCAACTGTTGGCCCAAGGAAAAAAGAAGGGGAGGAAGAAGAATtcttaagaaaaaagagaaagcaaACTCTTGTTTCTCAAAGTGGAATAAGGCAGATTATGGATTTATTGGCTAGAAAATTTGAGCCTATGGAGAAACAAGTTAATGAgataaaaaaagaagtaaaagagaTGAAAAAAGAAATGAGTGTTAAAGCTGATGGAGTGAAGGAAGACTTGAAACAAATGCGACATGTTCAAAtgcaggatatcatttacaactCTTCAATGATTTATGATAATTCAAGCTTTTTGCAGAGATTGGCCTGGTTTTTGCATTACAATGAGTTTATTCAATTCTCACCATTGCAGTTTATGGATCCATCTTCATGTCCTATTCCAAAATTTTATTCATCTGAAGAACTACAAGCTACGGCACAACAATTACCACCTCTACCACCCATAGAAAACCAACCACCACCTCCTCCACCGGTCCCAACACCAATTATTTCAGATCATGGCAGTGGAAATTTGTCAAATTTAGTTGATCTTGCTACTATTTTCCCTGGATATACTCCTCTATCTATACCCAATGTTGGAGGGTCAAGTATGATGGAACCAAATTCACAAAGTGAGATGGTAAAGAGTCCTAGAATAGGGGGAGGTGAATTCTCAGAAAATTGGATACCTGTTCCGGTTACACAATGTGGTTCTTCACAACCAAGAGAGGAGAATTATTTTGGTGGCGATGATGTAGGAGGAACGAGTAGATTCATAATGAGATTTAATCCAGGAGGATGA
- the LOC107828006 gene encoding uncharacterized protein LOC107828006 isoform X1, with the protein MGKKTNMLLKLNMEGRKTNFTTVKGIRVDFSPQKMNKLPLVADRKTQAFIDQPKPHLDAIEDALYYFGADWGFETSGDKVILKVRNLKHRVRPLLKFLSHILTPNSNGTHVYLNQLALLHAICLKMPIDIGNIINRQLIACRYDTSVGTLWFPSIITKLLESVGIKSNPNSIVASEKMIDKKFWSNSHPTVGPRKKEGEEEEFLRKKRKQTLVSQSGIRQIMDLLARKFEPMEKQVNEIKKEVKEMKKEMSVKADGVKEDLKQMRHVQMQDIIYNSSMIYDNSSFLQRLAWFLHYNEFIQFSPLQFMDPSSCPIPKFYSSEELQATAQQLPPLPPIENQPPPPPPVPTPIISDHGSGNLSNLVDLATIFPGYTPLSIPNVGGSSMMEPNSQSEMVKSPRIGGGEFSENWIPVPVTQCGSSQPREENYFGGDDVGGTSRFIMRFNPGG; encoded by the coding sequence ACTGTGAAAGGAATAAGGGTGGACTTTTCACCTCAGAAGATGAACAAGCTACCACTAGTGGCTGATCGCAAGACTCAAGCCTTCATAGACCAGCCAAAGCCACATTTGGATGCAATAGAGGATGCACTCTACTATTTTGGAGCAGATTGGGGGTTCGAAACCTCCGGTGACAAAGTAATCCTGAAAGTAAGAAACCTCAAGCACAGGGTAAGACCCCTTCTTAAATTTTTGAGTCACATATTAACTCCAAATAGCAATGGTACACATGTTTATTTGAACCAACTCGCTTTGCTACATGCTATTTGTTTGAAAATGCCTATCGATATAGGCAACATCATCAATAGACAACTCATAGCATGTAGGTATGATACATCTGTTGGAACTCTTTGGTTTCCTTCTATCATCACTAAACTACTTGAGAGTGTCGGAATTAAGTCTAATCCTAATTCAATAGTTGCTTCCGAAAAAATGATTGATAAAAAGTTTTGGTCGAATAGTCATCCAACTGTTGGCCCAAGGAAAAAAGAAGGGGAGGAAGAAGAATtcttaagaaaaaagagaaagcaaACTCTTGTTTCTCAAAGTGGAATAAGGCAGATTATGGATTTATTGGCTAGAAAATTTGAGCCTATGGAGAAACAAGTTAATGAgataaaaaaagaagtaaaagagaTGAAAAAAGAAATGAGTGTTAAAGCTGATGGAGTGAAGGAAGACTTGAAACAAATGCGACATGTTCAAAtgcaggatatcatttacaactCTTCAATGATTTATGATAATTCAAGCTTTTTGCAGAGATTGGCCTGGTTTTTGCATTACAATGAGTTTATTCAATTCTCACCATTGCAGTTTATGGATCCATCTTCATGTCCTATTCCAAAATTTTATTCATCTGAAGAACTACAAGCTACGGCACAACAATTACCACCTCTACCACCCATAGAAAACCAACCACCACCTCCTCCACCGGTCCCAACACCAATTATTTCAGATCATGGCAGTGGAAATTTGTCAAATTTAGTTGATCTTGCTACTATTTTCCCTGGATATACTCCTCTATCTATACCCAATGTTGGAGGGTCAAGTATGATGGAACCAAATTCACAAAGTGAGATGGTAAAGAGTCCTAGAATAGGGGGAGGTGAATTCTCAGAAAATTGGATACCTGTTCCGGTTACACAATGTGGTTCTTCACAACCAAGAGAGGAGAATTATTTTGGTGGCGATGATGTAGGAGGAACGAGTAGATTCATAATGAGATTTAATCCAGGAGGATGA
- the LOC107828006 gene encoding uncharacterized protein LOC107828006 isoform X3 yields MGKKTNMLLKLNMEGRKTNFTTVKGIRVDFSPQKMNKLPLVADRKTQAFIDQPKPHLDAIEDALYYFGADWGFETSGDKVILKVRNLKHRFMDPSSCPIPKFYSSEELQATAQQLPPLPPIENQPPPPPPVPTPIISDHGSGNLSNLVDLATIFPGYTPLSIPNVGGSSMMEPNSQSEMVKSPRIGGGEFSENWIPVPVTQCGSSQPREENYFGGDDVGGTSRFIMRFNPGG; encoded by the exons ACTGTGAAAGGAATAAGGGTGGACTTTTCACCTCAGAAGATGAACAAGCTACCACTAGTGGCTGATCGCAAGACTCAAGCCTTCATAGACCAGCCAAAGCCACATTTGGATGCAATAGAGGATGCACTCTACTATTTTGGAGCAGATTGGGGGTTCGAAACCTCCGGTGACAAAGTAATCCTGAAAGTAAGAAACCTCAAGCACAGG TTTATGGATCCATCTTCATGTCCTATTCCAAAATTTTATTCATCTGAAGAACTACAAGCTACGGCACAACAATTACCACCTCTACCACCCATAGAAAACCAACCACCACCTCCTCCACCGGTCCCAACACCAATTATTTCAGATCATGGCAGTGGAAATTTGTCAAATTTAGTTGATCTTGCTACTATTTTCCCTGGATATACTCCTCTATCTATACCCAATGTTGGAGGGTCAAGTATGATGGAACCAAATTCACAAAGTGAGATGGTAAAGAGTCCTAGAATAGGGGGAGGTGAATTCTCAGAAAATTGGATACCTGTTCCGGTTACACAATGTGGTTCTTCACAACCAAGAGAGGAGAATTATTTTGGTGGCGATGATGTAGGAGGAACGAGTAGATTCATAATGAGATTTAATCCAGGAGGATGA